The genomic window TCGATTGATTGACTATATAGCCATGGATATTAAGGGTCCCCTTAATCGATATGCAGAAATTACCAATATGCCGGTTAATCCGGCTGATATCCAAGAAAGTATCCGCTTGATTATGGCGTCAGGGTTGCCCTATGAATTCCGCACCACCATTGTCCGCGAACAGCTTGGTACCGCAGACTTTCGATCAATGGCTCAGCTTATCCGCGGAGCAGAAAAATATTACTTACAAAAATTTATCCCAACTAAGGCTAACGACAGCTCATTTTTAAACAAGCACCCGTATACCGACGATGAATTACGGGAAATTATGAAAATATTCTCTCAGACCGTCGAGACCGTGGGTATCCGGTAGGGCACCCCCTGGATCAATGCGCGGACCCCTCGAGGGGCTTGACCAAATTAATAGTCCGTGCTAATCTGATTGACTCCAAAATCTGCACCCTACATGATAGGGTGTTTTTTGGTAAAAAAAATAACTAAAATTAGCCAAAAACCATAGTAATATAATCAATTAATGGCTAATTTTAGCGAATTTATAAATTAATGTTTTTCTATGTTTTCTAGACAATTCGTGAGTCACAGAAAAACAAAACTCATAATCTCTGCCGTTTCATTCGTCGTCCTTTGGCAATTCTCATTTCCCCAGTCAGTCATTGCTGAAAGTGCCCTCGTCGAACAGATTACTTTTGCCCCAGTGCCTGCCGCGATCGAGGTGCAATCTCCAAATCTGCATCGGCTCCCGGAAAACCCTGACATACCCCGCCCAGAAGCTAAACGAACCATGCAAATCACGGTGACGGCTTATTCTTCAACGGTTGACCAAACTGACGGTGATCCATTTACCACTGCCTCAGGTACCCAGGTTCGAGACGGTATTATTGCCGCTAACTTCCTGCCAATTGGCTCAAAAGTCCGATTTCCTGAATATTTTGGAGATAAAATATTTGTAGTCGAGGATCGCATGTCTGCCCGGTATTGGCATACTGCAGATATCTGGATGCCAACCCGCGAAGCCGCTATCCAATGGGGCGTCCGGTACATCACGGTTGAAATCCTATAATGAACAAAACCCCAGTCCAACTGGGGTTTTGTAATGGCTAGATTCCTTGATTTTTCAAAGGCTTTTTGATACTATTCACCATACATTCATCAGTTTTTGATGCACTTTTTAGATGATTCTCACGAGGCCACGTAGTCCCGGTCCGTCACCGGACCGAGGATCCTCGATTCGCTCAAGCGAATCGGGACCAAGTCATGCAGAAAAAACCTTTACAACCAAAAATGAGGCACTCATCCATGGCCACGTAGCCAAGTGGTAAGGCGACGGTCTGCAAAACCGTTATTCAGGGGTTCGATTCCCCTCGTGGCCTCCACTTCGATACGTCAGTGCTATTCCTCTCATAACTACTCCGAACAAATGCGAAGCATTTGTGAGGATAAGGAGAAATGAAACGAAGGTGGAGTGACCGATGTGAAATCGGGCACGTAACCGAAGTTACCATTTCGACGTGCGGCAGTAGTTCAGTTGGCTAGAACGTCTCCTTGCCAAGGAGAAGGTCGCCGGTTCGAATCCGGTCTGCCGCTCCATCCCATCATCATGCATCATCGTGATATCGTCGTGGTTCTCTATAATATCCGCAGCCGGTTCAATGTAGGCGCGCTTTTTCGCACTGCTGACGCCGCTGGCGTGAAGCGCATGATCCTGTGCGGCATCACGCCACAACCACCGCACCCGAAGATTGATAAGGTAGCGCTGGGCGCGGAAAAAACGGTGCCTTTTACCTACTATCGACAAACGAAACGAGCGCTTGATGATCTCCACAAACAAGGGTACCAACTCATTGCTCTCGAACAGTCAGCCGAGAGTATCCACTACACGAAACTGAAATACCCAAAACGCTGCGCGCTCCTGATTGGTAATGAGGTATCAGGATTACCCTACCGATTGCTCAAACAGTGCGATCACATCATCGAAATACCCATGCATGGCCGGAAAGAATCCCTGAATGTTGGCATAGCCACGGGTATTATCCTCTTTGACAGTATTCGTAAATAACAACATGCCGCCGTGGTGAAATTGGTATACACGAGGGACTTAAAATCCCTTGGGGGCAACCCCGTGTCGGTTCAAGTCCGACCGGCGGCACCATTATCTCAGACCTATGTCCACCGTATCTCGTGAACTCCGTTCGACGAACGGAAAACCAAACCTTGTCTATTGTTCCGGCAAAGGAACGCTCGGGTCATATCCTTTCAATCATCCCCAATACCGTGAATCAATCACGGACTTTATGCGTTTGGCGGAAAAAAAATTTGCCGTCTTCCTTGTCCGCGGTGCTGACAAACATATAGGCAATGGCGTCTTTACCGACGGTTATCGCGTCACCAGAGGAACGTTCAAACGATTCAATAAAAAAATTTACGCTCGGGTGGTATTTAATAAAGCACCACTCAAAAGTAATGGTGGGCGAGATTGGTCAATTCTTAATCAATGGCAGCTTATACAGATTACAGATAATAAATGGCGCACCTACCAACTGCTCAAAAAATTCATGAAGCCCACCTTCCGTACGACTGATAAGAAATCATTCGCTGCTGCGCTCAAAAAAATAAAAGGGGAGCGCGTCGTGTATAAACCAATCCATGGCAGTGAAGGAAAGGGAATTGTAATCGGATCAAAAACTGTCGTTGCTAAAAAACTGCGCCGCTACGACGGCCTAATACAGGAATACATAGATACGAGCAGTGGCGTCCCCGGAGTCTGCCGCGAACGACATGATATGCGGGTCCTGCTGATGAATGGTACAATAGTGCAGTCATACGTGCGCATCCCGCGTCCTGACTCGCACCTGGCAAATATTGCTCAGGGTGGCCGCATGCTCGAGATTCCATACTCAGCCATCCCGCCGGCTGCAAAAAAAATAGTGAAGCAGATTGATCGATTATTTCGCCATATTTCTCCACGCATGTACGCTGTTGACTTCGGATTTGAACAAGGAAGACCTTATATTTTTGAACTCAACCCTCGCGCCGGCTTCCCCTACAAAGCCTGGAAGCGATATTATCACCACTGGCACCAGAGTTTACTGAAAACTCTCTGGAGCGCCCTAACGCACTAGCCGTATGCAATCTAAAATAGGAGCCTATCTCGGTCTGTCTATCCTCCTCATGAGTTTATGCAATCCGGTTTTCGCTCAAAGCGAGGAGATCACCCCGATAGAACAAACGCCGCTCACCGCTGAATCAGTCATCGCTGGCACCCTGACGCCGCGCATAATCACTGAAGATTTTATTGAATTTGGGAAAAAAACACTATTTGACGCCACTGATTCGATACTCAATCCGGATGCGGGAGTGGCCACCTATCGCTGGGATTTTTCTGACAGCACCATTGCTCAGTTCGGTCCAGAAATTTTATATCAATTTTCCGGCACGGGCATCCACCGCGTTGCACTCACCATCACCCAGGCAGACCAATCAGTTACCATAGAAAAAGAAGTCTTCGTATACGACACTCGCATGCTCATGATTGCCGACCGGGAAATCGTGCAGAACCTCGATGCGATCGTTAAACAAGCGGCTAATAATGGCGTGCTGCTCAAGGTGTTATCATCCACTGAAGCAGAAACTGGTTTTTTAACTGAAGAAAAGCTTATCCCCTTGATTGCCCAAGAGGCTGATTTTATCACTACCGCGGACGTACTCATTTTTTATACGAATGGCAGTGTCGGCCTGCAATCATTTACCCGCTATTGGCAAAATTTGGTTCCGGAGAAAAAAATCAACCTCGAATCAAAGTTGGTCGTTTCAATCACCGACCAAAATATGGCGATTGCGGCAGAATTAACCCAGCAATCATTCCGCGTTATCGCCCCTCGCTTCATCTTGCTCACCCGTAAAGAATCTCTCAATCCAATTTTTGAGACTGATGAGGACGCCGAACTCGTCCCCAATCTCGAGAGTCGAGCGATTGAATACCGTATCGTCGATTCACGCAGCGAAAAATCAAATTTCTTTTTCCTGTCGCACGCAATTTCGACATTTATTGCCAAGGGTATTCCGACGAATACCATCTATTTGATTTTAGCCGTACCATTTATTGCGTTCATCATCACTTTTGCTCGACAAGTGATAGGCATAACTGCCTTCGGCCTGTATACGCCACTGGTCATCGCCCTGGCACTACTGATTCTCGGACTCTGGGTCGGTTTAGGCACAGTGTTGGTGGTCGTGGCGATCAGCTATCTGCTCCGACTCGCGCTCAGCCGATTTCGGCTTCTGTACATACCCAAAACAAGTCTAATCCTATCAGCCATTGGCCTATCCTTCCTCGCCGTCATCTGGATCGTATCATTGTATGAATTATCACTGGCAGCTACCCTCGCCATTTTCCCCATGCTCGTCATGTCTACCATTTCAGAAAAATTTTTGTCAGCTCAATCAGAAGAAGGTCTCGGGAGCGCTCTTTCAGGCGTGGTTACAACGATTGTCGTGTCTACCGTCGCCTACTACGTCGTCGTCTGGGACACCTTCACCAATCTCATCATGTCCTGGCCTGAATTAATTTTGGTACCGCTCCTGGGCACCATTATCCTAGGAAAATTCACGGGCCTTCGATGGACTGAGTATGTTCGATTCCGTTCTCTCCTCAAAGAAAAAACAATCGAAGAAGAATAACCGGCGCCTATGTCATTCATGTCCACTGCCGGAGGTATCCTCGGCATCAATGCTCGCAATCTGCTCTACGTCTCTCGGTTTAATTCAAAAAAGAACCGGCGCTTAGCGGATGACAAACTGTTTACCAAGCGCTTCTTGCAAGCGCGGGGAATTGGCGTGGCAAAATTATATGCACAGATAACTAATACTGCCGGCTTGCGCGCCTTCAATCCTGCAGTACTGCCAAAACGATTTGTAATAAAGCCAAACAAAGGGTACGGCGGCGAGGGAATTATCGCGATCCAGGATACCAAATCCGGAAAATATATCGATGCCAGCGGCACCGGCTACAGCTGGGCGGAATTAACCGAGCACTGCTTGTCCATCCTCGATGGCCGCTATGCAATTTCTGGACTGGGGGACACGGTTCTATTTGAAGAACTACTGGAACCGCATGAATACTTCCGGGGTATTGCTGCGACGGGCTTACCAGACATCCGTATTATTGTTTTCAAATATGTACCCGTCATCGCTATGCTCCGACTTCCTACAGCCGCTTCAAATGGCAAAGCAAATCTGCATTTAGGAGCTATCGGTGTCGGCATCGACCTCGGTACCGGCCGAGGCACGTTTGGCGTCCGTGGACGTAACCTCGTGCGAAAACTGCCCAATGGCGAACCGATTCGATCTATTCTCGTGCCACAGTGGCACGACATTTTGCTCACCGCCTCCCAAACCCAATACCATACCCAAATCGGCTATTTAGCTGCTGATGTCGCCCTGACCACCCATGGGGTAAAAATTTTGGAACTCAATGCCCGGGCGGGACTGGCTATTCAAATCTCGAATCAAGCATTACTACGGAAACGTCTGGAGAAAGTCAGCGACCTGAAAGTAACATCGCCCAGCGAGGGTGTGAGATTGGGGCAAACATTATTTACCAAAATTCTGGCTGACAAAAAACAAACCAGCGCACCAAAAACAACCCCAAAGCCAATCATCGGTTTATTTGAAGCCGTCAATATATTAAACGTTCCTGGCGTGACGCAGCTCAAAGCAAAAATCGACCCCCATAGCGAACATACCATCATTTCTGACTCGCTGCCCCTTCCTGAATCAACCAAGCTGCTCGGCATAACCATACGGGATAAAAAGCTGCGGCTGCCGGTCGAGCGCGGCACGCTTCCCCCAGGAGATTACCAGATTATTATTGCCGGAAAATACTTATCTGACTTTTTAATTGACTCAAGTGCCAAACGGACGGACAAAACAACTCCTACCAGCACCGCACCAACAGCCGAAAAAATTATTAAAAATATTGATCAACGTTTAGCCAGCTTAAGCGAATCTCTACATGTTTTAGCTCGCCTCAAACCGCAGAATCTTTCTGAAGCGCGTGAAGCATTTCAAGTATCGCCGCATACTTCTCCCCAATTTATCTATTCCACGCCTACCGCTCTCATCCAGAGCACGCGGGTTGAACTACGTAAACTTCCACGCCGCGTCGACCATCCACTGATGCCGCTCTTTCTAGAAAAAATTGAAGAAATTGAACGTAAATTAAAATTAATCGAAGGAGTGGGCCAAGCCAACCTCACCGAACGTTCACAGTCGGTCTACGGTGCGGTAACTGAACGGCACTACCGCGATGCGCTGCGACTCATCAAACAGACGCCACACGTAGACGACACCAGCAAAATATTACGAATCGAAGAGGTGATCCGCCGTATGGAACGCTATATGGAAGAAAAGAAGCTGTCTCGTTGGAAAATTAAAGTGATTGAGCAGGCCACTGCCGGCATGCAAGTGACCAGACAGAATACAATTTTAGTGGACAAAAAAGCCCGCATCTCAGAAAATCGTTATCGGGCGTTGGTGGCCCATGAAATCGAAACGCATATTTTTAGGATGGAAAACGGCCGCCTGCAAAAATTCCGCCTGTTTGAGCACGGTACCGCAGGATATTTGAGCATTGAAGAAGGTTTAGCTATTTACAATCAAAATAGGCTGCACCTTAACCTGGGCGATAAATTTTTCTCCCCAGCGCTCAACGTGATCGCCATTTACCTCGGCATGCAATTATCATTCGCTGACCTCTACCACCAACTCACCGACATCTACGGTCTCGATGCTGATCGTGCCTGGCGTACCTGTGTCCGGGTCAAACGTGGCATGACGGACACGAGCCAACCAGGCGCCTTCACCAAAGATAGTATGTATTTTGTCGGGAATCAGCAGATTGAATCATATGTCGCTACGCACGGCGCCGAAGCGCTCAAAAAATTATACGTCGGGAAAATAAAAATCAGCGACACGGAATATATCACTGACTTCCGCAGTTGGCCAATCAAATATTTCCCTGAGTAGGGTAGCGATAGGCTCGAGCGATCCGGATATCTCGTCGAATACGCGCTAGCAATGCCGCCTCCCGTTGATACCAGTACAGCGGACGAATTTTTTTATACACGATGAAGGAAATTCGCTGGCCATAGAGCACTCGATTCGGATGATTGAGAATATACAATTCTGTTTTACCTCGTTTTTGAATACGCTTGCCGGGCACGCCAAAAACAGCCAGCGCCCGATACGAGCGTCCGCGTAAGACCGTGCGGGCAACATACACCCCCGCAGTTAACCCGGTTCCCCGTAAGACGGAACCAGAAAAATTTGCCGTGGGGTAGCCTTGGCGCTCTCCAATTTGTTCACCGCGAATGACCATGCCCTGAACTACAACCGGCTTCATGAAATCGCCCTTATTAGTGCGTTATGGATTTTGCCATTGGAAGCAACGACCCCCGTGCTCTGCAGATGCCATGGCTTTCCGTCCATATTGGTCACCCGACCACCTGCCTCGCGCACCATGAGTACGCCCGCGGGAGCGTCCCAAGCACTGACCCCCGGGGGAGTCATGACGGTCGCATCACTTCGACCCACGGCGGTATACGCTAAATTAAGAGAACCACTCCCTAAATACCGAGAATTAAACACGCACTGATCGAGCCGGCGTTGCAGCATAATATAGTTACGATGTGATATAGGATGATGCGTCCGACCAATCAGCACCAAAGCGTCACTGAGTCGATGGGTAGTAGAAACGCGCAATCGCTTCCCATTCAACCAAGCGCCTGCGCCGGCTTCGGCAACATACAATTCTTTAACGAAGGGTGCATAAATCACCCCGCATAAAACTTCCCCTTGATGGAGGAGCGCTAGAGTCGTACAAAAAAGTGGGGATTGCAGAGCAAAATTGACCGTGCCATCCAAGGGATCAATAGTCCAGCGGTATGTATCGGTATTATCCTCTAACCCCGTTTCTTCACTTAAAAAATCATGCTGCGGGAAATGTCGACGAATGGTGTGAAGAATGATGTCATTCGCCTCCATGTCCGCATGGGTAACAATATCATGTCGTCCTTTACGCTGAGCACCCTGAGTGGTGACATGACGAAATCGTTTCATCAATTGATGACCGGCTAACCGAGCTGCCTGGATAGCTACGTTTGTGTATTGCTTCATAAATCATTCACTCGGATTAAGGTAAGTTCGTTGGTAGCCGTGTCATACAAGGCAAAAGTGGGCGGATACACCATGTTAGCTACATTGCCAGGATTAATCATACGCGTCGAACCAATGGTTTCCTCCCACGGCTTATGATTATGCCCGTAGAATACCAGATCATATTCTCCCGACTGCGCCAGCTTCTTGGCAATGTCCGGATAGTGATTAATAGCGATCTTTTTATTATCCAAGGTAAATTCGCCAATCTCCTGATAGATAGTCACATTCTTGGCACTGCCATCCTGGATTTTCGTCAGCATGCGAAATGGGTCACCGTCGACATTGCCTAAGCTGAGATAAATTGGTCCTGGGAAAGCTTCGGCGATGCGTACCATCGTGATCGGGGCGCACACGTCACCACAATGAATCATAGCCTCGGCTTTTTCATTTTTGAGATAAGCTAAAACTTTGTCTATGTTGGCCCAATTGTCATGGGTATCGGAAATAATGGCTAATTTCATAGATACTCACTATTATATATAATCCTGTAATGCATAATACACCGTCGCCAGGTAATCGCGAAGGATGGAGCGGAATTCAATCAAGTTGCGATACGGATTGCTCTGAAAGTCAGCACTGGGATAGGCAGCTATACAGGTAATCGTCACCCCTTCTTTCTCAAATACCGCGCACGCTCGTCGTGTATGGAAGTAGGAGGTAACTACCAGGGCGGTGTTCCAGCCCCGCTTTTCCATAATGCGCTTTGAATTAACCGCATTCTCGTGAGTGTCCCGCGCGTCGATTTCCTCTACGATCGTATCGTGAGGCTGACCATGCTGTTCTGCAAAAGCGCGCATAATTCTACTTTCTCTCAAATCAGTTGTATCAACCAATCCTCCGGTCAAAATAAGTACCGATCCAAATCGCTCGCGCCACAACTCCATGCCTCGATACACGCGCTCCTGAGGCCCATACGGCAATGATTCTGTTTCCACGATCACTCCGCCACCCAAAACAATGATAACATCCGACTTTCGCGGCACCTCGTCACGGACGAGCGGCTGCGCTAACCACTGATTAAGCGGGGTATACATCGCACAGAGCACCACCAGCAACCCGGCCAGCGTCACCCACATGAGGAATAGTCGCATAACTTGCCACGGTGATCTCATACGTCTCGTAATTTAATTAATGTGTTTACATCGACAATCCGTGCCGCGCCATCCGGCGTCTCAATGATGCAATCAACGTCCCGCAATCGGGGATGGCCAATAATCGCCCGCCAGCCCGCCATGCCAATGGCGCCCTTACCAATATGTTCGTGACGATCAAGGCGTGAACCAAAACCGCCCTTGCTATCATTGGCATGCAATACCGTCAAACGGCGCAAGCCCACCAGACGATCAAAATCAGCAAATGTTTTATGCACCGTTGCCAGGGTACGCAAATCATATCCAGAAGCAAATAGGTGACAGGTGTCGAGACAAACGCCAACTGATGGATGCGTCACACCTTTGAGTATCGTGGCGATCTCTTCAAATGATCCGCCAATCACATGGCCCGCCCCGGCGGCATTTTCGATTAAAAATTGGCAGCTTCCACGGTACCCATCAAGCGCCTGGCGCAAACCCGCAATCGTCAATTTAACCGCCTCAATGGCTCCAACGTCGCGGGCTGACCCCAAATGCGTCATCAGGGCGCGGACGCCCAAAGCCGATGACCGTTCCAATTCTTCCCGAATAATACGCGCGGACGCCTGTCGAATCGCGGCTTTACCCGAGGCGAAATTGATGTAGTAAGGCGCGTGAACATAAGCATGCGACAAGCCATGTTCCGCCATGGCTGTCTTATAACTGGCAATCACGTCAGGGGTAATCTTCCCGGCCGCTCCACCGCGCGGCGAGCGAGTAAACATTTGGAAACACTCAGCGCCCTCGGCATGGGCGTTTGCGGGAGCATTGAAGATACCTCCGGCAATCGATACATGAATGCCAATATACATAGGCTAGGCGCGATTGCGCTCGCGGAAATAATCAAAAACTTTTCGATTGCGTAAAATAGTCCTCAGATAATCGCGATATTCCGGCGACTGTAATTGCTTGAGGGTGTCTGGCTGATCGGCCACGCCCTGTTGTTCCTTTTCCACCGCAGCAGTGAGTTCGGATTCCTCAACCGTAATTTTCTCAGCCACCGCTAAGGCGCGTAGGATGAGAGCTGTTTTGACGCGCCGCTCAGCGCGCGGAGTTAATTCAGTGCGCAATCCCGCCCGATCTTTTTTGATACTTTGCAGATAATCATCAAACTTCATGCCCTGATGCGATACATCGTGCTCCAATTCATGCAGCATGCGGTCTAATTCATTTGAAATAAGAATCTCGGGAATCGGATCAAACGTCGTCTGATTAATCAATTGATCAATAATGGCTAATTCCCAGCGCTGCTGCTCTTTCTCCGTTTTCTCCTCAGTAATATTTTTTTTAATTTGTTCCCGCAGTGCTGCCAAAGTTTCAAATCGACCAACGGTTTTGGCCCAAGCATCATCGAGTGGCGGCAAGGTGACTTCCGCGACACTCTGCACCGTCACCCGGAAGGTGGCCGGTTGCCCCGCTAAGTGTTTGGCGTGGTACTGCTTGGGAAACGTTAAGGTAAATTCTTTTGTCTCACCCTTTTTCGCACCAACCAGCTCGTCTTCAAACCCAGGAATAAAATTCCCCTCGCCAATCACCACGCGCTGCTTTTTTCCACTGCCACCCTCAATCGGCACATTATCACGAAATACTTCGAGGTCAATCTCGGCCACGTCGCCCGACTGCAGAGGCCGGTCAACCGGTTGCTCAGCGCCAAACATCCGCCGCAACCGCGTTATGGTTGTGTCGATTTCTTCATCAGTCACCGTCACTTCTTTGTGTGCCTCACGGACTTTGTGGTAGGAACCAAGCTTAATCTGCGGCACCAAGGCCACCGTGGCGGTATACACCAATTCATTTCCCGGGGCGAGCTTCTCCACGCTCACTTCAGGCGTGCCAATGGTCTGGAGATTATGTTCTACGACGGCCTGCGGATACGTGGCAGCAACAACTTTTTCTGCGGCATGCTGGTAGATGCGCATCGCGCCCACCTCGCGTTCCAGGATATCACGTGGGGCTTTGCCCGGTCGGAAACCGGCAATCCGCACTTCCCGATTAATCTCCTGAGTGGCCTGCTCGAGATAGGGCGCCAGATCATCATGAGGAATACTGATGGTCAAGACCGCAGTGCTGTTCGATTGTTTCTGAAGAGTACTTGTCATAATTTATTCTTTTGAATGCGAAGCGAATAAGCTATTAAATTTACGAGAATATGGAGGCTAAACCCGACCACCAAAGCTGTACCAATCATCTGCCACGTCGGAACAACCGAAAGGCTGACGAATCCAGCGGCCCCCAATACATAGTCAATCTGATCAAACGGCATCCAGGAAACGCCTGGCGCGATGCCAAATTGACGCTTGGCAATACTTTTTACCATATCTCCAATCAGTGCGCCAGCGCCCAGCAGGAGTGGGAACACGATGCTGGCCGATGAATAATCCAATAAGCTGATGTCGTGCGCCCAATCATACGACTGGTACAACCACTGCTGGAGATAAAAAAACGCCGTGCCCGCAATCATTCCCGTGATAACCCCCCGCCACGTTTTGTGATCACCCAGGATACGCTTTCCCCGCCACGTATGGCCAGCATCAATAGGCAGCGCAGGTACGGGTAAAAACCGGGACATGGACGCGCCCATATTTGCTATCCCCGCCGGAAGGAAAAACCAGATTACCTGCCCAATAAAGAACCACATGCCATTACAAAAAACAGTACATTAAGTACTGCCATTGTATCAGGTTCAACCTAATAATTAAAGTTGGGATAGAATACTACGATGCCACCGTGCATATTCCCAACATTCCCGAATCAATCTTTTGGTCGGACATCGACAATGCGCTTCTCCTTCAATTCTGTCTCCATGCCCAGCATGCGGAGCAGCTCATCTAAGGGCTTCTGACGGATAACCGCCGAGACAAAGATTTGATTATGTACCAACTTGTTCACCGTATGCTCCAATTGGGTAAAATCAGCTCCGGCTTTTGGCGCGAGATATATGGTAATCTCATCCAGTCCGTGCGGGTCATTATCTTTTTTAGAAATTTCAACTTGCCACTCCTCAATTTCCGGCAAACCTGACAAGAGAGGATAAAAATCATTCAAATTTACTAATTCACCTTTTACTTTCGTGAGGTGAAATTCTTTGATCTCGGTTGTCCGCTGCAAATCAATGCCAATGCGTGGCACAGTTCGGCCACAATACTGGCACGGACTGTAGTCAATCCCGGTGGTCATGTCACCAGTGCGATAGCGAACAACGACTGATCCGCGCCAACCAAAA from Candidatus Kerfeldbacteria bacterium includes these protein-coding regions:
- a CDS encoding CDP-archaeol synthase encodes the protein MWFFIGQVIWFFLPAGIANMGASMSRFLPVPALPIDAGHTWRGKRILGDHKTWRGVITGMIAGTAFFYLQQWLYQSYDWAHDISLLDYSSASIVFPLLLGAGALIGDMVKSIAKRQFGIAPGVSWMPFDQIDYVLGAAGFVSLSVVPTWQMIGTALVVGFSLHILVNLIAYSLRIQKNKL
- the tig gene encoding trigger factor encodes the protein MTSTLQKQSNSTAVLTISIPHDDLAPYLEQATQEINREVRIAGFRPGKAPRDILEREVGAMRIYQHAAEKVVAATYPQAVVEHNLQTIGTPEVSVEKLAPGNELVYTATVALVPQIKLGSYHKVREAHKEVTVTDEEIDTTITRLRRMFGAEQPVDRPLQSGDVAEIDLEVFRDNVPIEGGSGKKQRVVIGEGNFIPGFEDELVGAKKGETKEFTLTFPKQYHAKHLAGQPATFRVTVQSVAEVTLPPLDDAWAKTVGRFETLAALREQIKKNITEEKTEKEQQRWELAIIDQLINQTTFDPIPEILISNELDRMLHELEHDVSHQGMKFDDYLQSIKKDRAGLRTELTPRAERRVKTALILRALAVAEKITVEESELTAAVEKEQQGVADQPDTLKQLQSPEYRDYLRTILRNRKVFDYFRERNRA